The Coffea arabica cultivar ET-39 chromosome 1e, Coffea Arabica ET-39 HiFi, whole genome shotgun sequence genome has a window encoding:
- the LOC113734502 gene encoding NAD(P)H-quinone oxidoreductase subunit T, chloroplastic-like — MASPAVPPTSLPTLLKDRHTHSHRTQGYSASVTKHGKGLNRGHLRIYAVAAAAAAQGPNQRRRAPPGVDTRIHWENEDEGWIGGPKSQPTQEQLKTDQNLLGQNFSDLLNSSSDSHYQFLGVSAEADMEEIKAAYRRLSKEYHPDTTSLPLKAASDKFMKLREVYDILSNEEKRKFYDWTLAQEAVSREADKMRKKLADPHMQDVDNWESIPDMVDRLGGRNMELSDQAKSALTFDVLIILFSICCIVYALFFKEY; from the exons ATGGCTTCACCTGCAGTTCCACCAACTTCATTACCAACTCTATTAAAGGACCGCCATACCCACAGTCATCGAACTCAGGGCTACTCAGCTTCAGTGACAAAACATGGAAAGGGTTTAAACCGCGGGCATCTCCGTATTTATGCTGTAGCAGCAGCAGCCGCAGCACAGGGTCCAAACCAGCGACGAAGGGCACCGCCTGGAGTTGACACAAGAATCCACTGGGAGAACGAGGATGAGGGATGGATAGGAGGTCCTAAATCACAGCCAACACAAGAGCAGCTCAAAACGGACCAGAATCTCTTAGGTCAAAACTTCTCCGACCTTCTAAACAGTTCATCGGATTCTCATTATCA GTTCTTAGGAGTATCTGCAGAAGCAGACATGGAGGAAATTAAAGCTGCTTACAGGAGATTATCAAAGGAATATCATCCAGACACGACATCACTTCCTCTTAAAGCAGCATCAGACAAATTCATGAAATTAAGGGAAGTGTATGACATCTTAAGCAACGAGGAAAAGCGCAAGTTTTATGATTGGACACTTGCCCAGGAGGCAGTTAGTCGTGAAGCGGACAAAATGAGAAAGAAGCTGGCAGACCCACATATGCAAGACGTAGATAATTGGGAATCCATTCCGGACATGGTAGATCGTCTTGGAGGCAGAAACATGGAACTGAGCGATCAGGCAAAATCAGCTTTGACCTTTGATGTTTTGATCATTCTATTCTCAATTTGTTGTATTGTATACgcattgtttttcaaagaatacTAG
- the LOC113734483 gene encoding BTB/POZ domain-containing protein At1g03010-like, whose translation MGVVTVGELKPSISGKRSFRPSSSARHVTEWPISDVSSDLTIEVSATTFSLHKFPLVSRSGRIRKLLLEAKDSKISRLNLHGIPGGSEAFELAAKFCYGVNTEITVSNVAMLRCVAHFLEMTEEFSEKNLETRVEVYLRDSVFPSISNSVSVLHNCESLLPISEEVNLVSRLINAIANNACKEQLTSGLSKLEYNFPSKPIQNLEAETPSDWWGKSLTVLNLDFFQRVLSAVKTKGLKPDIISRILINYAQNSLQGLIVRDPQLTKGTFLDPDLQKKQRITVETIASLLPTQSRKSVVPMAFLSSLLKSAIASLASTSCRSDLERRIGLQLDQAILEDILIPAHSHGNNHTPLYDTESVLRIFSFFLNLDEDDEEDHQMRDESEMVYDFDSPGSPKQSSIFKVSKLLDNYLAEVALDSNLTASKFIALAELLPDHARVVYDGLYRAVDIFLKVHPNIKDSERYRLCKTIDCQKLSQEACSHAAQNERLPVQMAVQVLYFEQIRLRNAMNGGHNQLFFGSMMNGQFPQRSGSGAGSGCISPRDNYASVRRENRELKLEVARMRMRLTDLEKDHVSMKQELVRSHPTNKLFKSFTKKLSKLNSLFRIIDIRPIGGKAHSETRFPFQKRRRHSVS comes from the exons ATGGGAGTAGTTACCGTAGGTGAGCTGAAGCCAAGCATCTCAGGAAAGAGATCATTCCGCCCCAGTTCCAGTGCAAGACATGTAACCGAATG GCCTATATCAGATGTTTCTAGTGATCTTACAATCGAAGTCAGCGCAACAACTTTTTCGCTTCACAAG TTCCCTCTAGTTTCTCGAAGTGGTAGAATAAGGAAATTGTTGCTAGAAGCCAAGGATTCGAAAATTTCAAGACTGAACCTCCATGGCATTCCTGGTGGATCAGAAGCATTTGAGCTGGCTGCAAAATTCTGTTATGGAGTGAACACTGAGATTACCGTATCAAATGTTGCCATGCTGCGATGTGTAGCCCATTTTTTGGAAATGACAGAAGAATTTTCTGAGAAGAACTTGGAAACCCGAGTTGAAGTATATCTGAGGGATTCCGTGTTCCCAAGCATTTCCAACTCTGTATCTGTACTTCACAACTGTGAAAGCCTCCTTCCGATCTCAGAGGAAGTTAACCTGGTTAGCAGGCTAATTAATGCAATTGCAAACAATGCTTGTAAAGAGCAGCTAACCTCAGGCTTATCCAAGCTGGAATATAACTTCCCTTCAAAACCAATCCAAAACCTGGAGGCTGAAACACCATCAGACTGGTGGGGGAAGTCTCTCACAGTGCTGAATCTTGATTTCTTCCAAAGAGTTCTGTCAGCAGTTAAGACAAAGGGTCTGAAACCGGACATAATTAGCAGGATTTTAATTAACTATGCCCAGAACTCCCTTCAAGGGCTCATCGTAAGGGATCCTCAACTCACTAAAGGTACTTTCTTGGATCCAGACTTGCAAAAGAAACAAAGGATTACTGTTGAAACAATAGCAAGTTTACTGCCAACACAGTCAAGGAAAAGTGTGGTTCCAATGGCATTTCTTTCAAGTTTGTTAAAATCTGCAATAGCATCTTTAGCATCTACGTCATGCAGATCTGATCTAGAGAGGCGAATCGGCCTGCAGCTAGATCAGGCAATTCTTGAGGATATTCTGATTCCTGCACATTCACATGGAAACAACCACACACCATTGTACGACACTGAGTCAGTCTTGaggattttctcttttttcttgaatCTGGACGAGGATGACGAAGAGGATCATCAAATGAGGGATGAAAGTGAAATGGTGTATGACTTTGACAGCCCTGGATCACCTAAACAAAGCTCAATATTTAAGGTGTCAAAATTGTTGGACAATTATCTTGCAGAGGTTGCACTAGATTCAAACTTAACAGCGTCGAAGTTTATAGCATTGGCAGAGTTGCTTCCAGATCACGCTCGTGTGGTCTATGATGGATTATATCGTGCTGTTGACATATTTCTCAAG GTTCACCCCAACATCAAGGACTCGGAAAGGTACAGGCTATGCAAGACAATCGACTGTCAGAAACTGTCTCAAGAAGCTTGCAGCCATGCGGCTCAGAATGAACGGTTGCCCGTGCAGATGGCAGTTCAGGTGCTGTATTTTGAGCAAATCAGGCTGCGGAATGCAATGAATGGAGGCCATAATCAATTGTTTTTTGGGTCGATGATGAACGGTCAATTCCCTCAGCGATCAGGCAGCGGCGCAGGAAGCGGATGCATCTCACCAAGAGACAACTACGCATCAGTCAGAAGAGAAAACAGAGAATTGAAGCTTGAAGTGGCAAGAATGAGGATGAGGCTAACAGATTTGGAGAAAGATCACGTTTCCATGAAACAGGAGCTGGTTAGATCTCACCCCACCAACAAGTTATTCAAATCTTTCACCAAGAAGTTAAGCAAGctaaattcattattccggattATTGATATAAGGCCTATTGGAGGCAAAGCTCATTCAGAAACGCGATTTCCTTTCCAAAAGAGAAGGCGTCACTCTGTCTCATGA
- the LOC113730637 gene encoding monothiol glutaredoxin-S2-like: MDSITRLTADKPLVIFSKSSCCMCHTIKTLIRSFGANPTVYELDELPNGHQLERALVASGRRPSVPAVYIGEELVGGANEVMSLHVKGKLVPLLKQAKAIWI, from the coding sequence ATGGACTCAATAACCAGATTGACAGCTGACAAGCCATTGGTGATCTTCAGCAAATCCTCTTGCTGCATGTGCCACACCATCAAAACACTGATTCGCAGTTTTGGTGCAAACCCAACTGTCTATGAGCTTGACGAGCTTCCAAATGGGCACCAGCTAGAAAGGGCACTGGTCGCATCAGGCAGAAGACCAAGCGTGCCGGCTGTATACATAGGGGAAGAATTGGTGGGCGGAGCAAATGAGGTCATGAGTCTCCATGTCAAGGGAAAGCTAGTCCCATTGCTGAAGCAGGCTAAAGCTATATGGATATGA